A segment of the Prevotella sp. HUN102 genome:
AGGAGCAATACTCGGTTGCAATCCGTGTTCCAGAATATGGAGCACACCACGCCAAGGAGCCGGTTGATACGGATTATTCAGACCTTAACAAGTTCAAGGTGGCTCATCGTGGCAACACGGTAGCTGTCGTTGCGGCAGGCGACTTCTATCAGAAGGGCGAAGCTGTGGTAAAGGCTTTGCAGACTGACGGAATCGACGCTACACTGATTAATCCCCGCTATCTTTCGGGAATCGACGAAGCCTTGCTGGAAGACCTGAAGAAAGACCACCAACTGGTGGCAACCATCGAAGATGGTTCGCTCGATGGTGGTTTTGGCGAACGTATCGCCCGTTTCTATGGTCCTTCAGACGTGAAAGTGCTCTGTTTCGGTGTGAAGAAACAACTCTACGACCGTTACGACGTGGAAGAAGTTCTGCGCGAGAACCATCTGACCGACGAGCAGATTGTTGAGGATATCAAGCGCATCATCAAATAAAGTTCGGAAGTCTCAATACGATTTGTAAGTGTCTGAAAATCAGATAGTAGAACAATGATTTCCATTCTTGCGAAGATTGCATTCCATTCTTCGCAAGAATGCACGGCAAACGTGCGAAGATTGCAAGCCATTCTTCGGACAATTAAAAATCGTATATAAATCCGTCTGCAATGAATGGTCTATGGATTATATCGCTTGGTCGCACTTTTAAGAATAGAAGACAGTAATACCCCATCGCCTGATTAGTGAAAATCTAATCAGGCGATTTCCTTTTGTTGTACTGATAATCCCTTAATTCTTTGGTAGTATTGGATATTTTGAGTAATTTTGTCCGGTCTGTATGTGTTGTTGCAGCAGATAAACAGAGAAAATTTGAAAGAAAGTATGAGTTCAAATTCAGGAAATAAACCTACCTATACCACACCGGTCGCCATCTGTGCCGGTGTACTCTTCTTCGGTTCGCTGTTGCTCACCTGCCTGATGGCTACCCGCGATATGGCACCGCCACGCAAATACGAGGTGGATATGACGGGTACGATTATCGGTGTAGACACAACATCGAAGATTCCCGTGCTGACAAAGGAAGAAGCAAAGGAAGTTGAAATAAAGGAAAACAAGAAGGTGGATTACGTGGAACCACCGAAAACGGAAGCTGAAGACATCCCTGCTCCGGAACCTATCACGCTTCCGGCTGCCCCTCCTCCTATTATGGAAAGCGAAAATGCAGCTTCTGCTGCACCAACTGCCACGGCTCCGAAGACGGAAACCAAGATTCAGTCTCCGAAGATTGAACCAATAGAATAAGAAGATACAAAAAAGAGTTCGGGATTGTCTCGAACTCTTTTTGTATATTAAGCTGCAATTCTACTGATTCCTTGCAGATTTATGCGCAAAATCGTCAGTATCTTGCCATCTATTCTCTATCCGAAACACGGATTTTTCCTTATTTCTTCACAAGAATATAAGAAGTCAATGGAGAGAGTGTACCCTTCAAAATGCCTTTTTTTACGCTGAACATCTTACCGGAAACCTCATCCTTGTACTTGCCGTTGGGAAGACTTGTTGCAAGGCTTATCGTCTGTGGCTCTGAAGATATGTTCAGCAACGCCACACCTTTCTTACCGCGGGCAACCTCTACCACCTTTCCGTTGTCCGAATACACAAGCATCTCGGGCTGTCCGTGCATAGCCTTGCGGAATTTGTTCACGGCAGCAACTTCCGGATGCTTGAAAGCATCGTTTCCTTTCTTACCGATAATGTTGTTTCCCCATACGTTTTCAGGCGAACTTCCGTCAGGACGGGAATAGAACAACGGCACACCATACTGCCGTGCAGTAATAAACACCCATCCCATTCTTATCTGTGCATCCGTCAGATGAGCCGATTCGTGGGCATTGCAGTAAGTATCGTGCGACTCAACCCACGTGATAAGCTGACTCGGCTTTGCAGGATGGCAGTAGGTTGCTATCTCATCCTTCTTCCATTCGTTGCCCTCGAGCGCGTAACGGATGCACCATCCCATAGAACTCGCAGTAACTGCGCCAATCGCATCGGCGTATTCTGCCTCCTTGACGTTTCTGTCTTGCAGCACTTCGCCGTAGATAAACAAGTCTTCTCTCGGCATTGAGAGCGTCAGACCTTTCACGGCTTTCTTGCCCGTAGCCACTTCCCAGAAGTCGTTTTGCGTTGCTTTCGGATCCTTCGGGTCGCTGGGCAGTCCGATGTGCTTCGCCGTATCGTAGCGGAAACCACGCACACCACAACTGATAAGGTCGTTTACGTAGGTCATATAATAGTGTTGAAAATCAGGATTCTCCGTATTCACATCGGGCAATCCTCCCATCTGTCCGGTCGTACATTGCAAACGGTCGTTGTAATCCTTGATTTCATCAAAGCCGGCCTTGTGATAAAGGTTGTCGTGTCCTCCTACGGCAGCATCCAGAGCATCCTCCACCTGACAGTCGTTGAGAGCCGTATGGTTAGGCAATACATCCACTATGATGCGAATGCCGTACTTGTCTGCTTCCCTGCAGAGTGCCACAAGGTCATCGCGCGTCCCTACATTGTAGTTTCCAATCTTCCAGTCTGTGGGCTGATAGTGGTAATACCACTTGCCTTTGCCGAACAGTTGATTGCCACCACCTTTGTCTCGGCTCACTTCCGTTACGCAATGCTGGGCAGGCGAAGTCTGAATTACGGTGTAACCTGCCTCTGCAATATCCTTCATATTCTCACGAATGGTGTTGAAAGACCAACACCAAGAATGGAGAATCACGTCGTCATTATTGGTTTGCACCGATTGCTGTGCATAAGCACCCTGAAACTGAAATGCAAGGGCTGCTAAAAGTAAAGGAATTTTCTTCATTTGTCGTTATCTGTTAATATTTGGTTCAACTTCGTTTCATATATTCTTGTTGAGCGTCTTTTGCGCTGCGTCTACTTCATCTCATATACTTCGCCGGGCGTTTTTCGCTTCAGCACTTCCAGTCCGAAGTCCTTTCCCGGCACAATTCCGTTTGCCCTGAGAATCGACTCAATGGTTTTTCTTGCCAATTCAGGATGATTGTTCTCATCGCTCAAGTGGCAAAGCCATACATATCGCAGTTCGGGAGTGGCGTTTTCAGCAAGCAGCGTGGCGCATTCGCCATTGCTCAGATGTCCGATTGGACCACTGATGCGCTCCTTCAGATAGGCAGGATAAGGGCCGGCAGCCAATTTTTCCGGCTCGTGATTGGCTTCAATCACCAGATAGTTAGCCAAACCTACATACTTCCGTATCTCTTCCGTAACGTGCCCACAGTCGGTTACGAGCGTGAACCTGATTCCTTCGTGCTCGATATAGTAGCCCACGCAGTCGGTACTGTCGTGAGGAACAGCAAAGGGAGTTACCGTAAACTCGCCTATCCGATATTCCCGGTTCTTCTCTATGAGGCGAACCGACTCGGGATTCACTTTCTTACGGATGCACCAGTTACGGTCGATGCCTGCGTGTACCTCCTTTGTGGCGTAAACCGGCAGCTTATGGTCTGCACTGAACGACCCAACAGACTTCACGTGGTCTGCGTGGTCGTGTGTTACCAGTATATTATGTATCATTGATAATTGAAGTCCGTAATCGTGGAAATGCTTCTTCATAGTTCTGATACCCACCCCGCAATCTATTATAAGGGCGTCAGTATCAGAATATAAGAGATAGCAATTACCACTACTACCACTTCCGATAGACAAAAATTTCAGCATTATTGAAAAATATTTAATGCAAAATTAACAAAAGAAATCAAGACTACAAAAACATCCCCTTGCTTTCTCCGTGCTTTTTCATATTATTAAGATGTAAAAAAAGCAACAGAATATGTCCCTTCTGCCATTTTCAACCGACTACTTTGCAGCATATTAAAAATAATGAGTATCTTTGCAGCAATTCACTTGAAAGAAAAACGGCAGAAATCAACGATTGTTTGCCACTATCTTAAAAGGTGGTTTCCACAATCAAAATACGAAATAAAGAAAATGTACGGAACAGTTTTAGGATTAATGATCCCCCTCTTGGGGACTGTTTTAGGCTCGGGCTTCGTGTTCTTTATGCGCGACGAGATGCCTCCACGCCTTCAGAAGGCTCTTCTTGGCTTTGCATCGGGCGTGATGGTGGCTGCGTCTATCTGGTCGCTCATCATTCCTTCGATGGAAATGGTGGAAGACGATATGGGAAAGATGCGAATCATCCCTGCCGTGGGAGGATTTCTGTTGGGCATTGCTTTTCTGCTTGTCATCGACTTCATCACTCCTCACCTCCATTTAGGCAGCAATACGCCCGAAGGACCGAAGAGTAAGCTCAGCCGAACGGCGATGCTTACCTTTGCCGTAACCATACACAATCTGCCTGAAGGTATGGCTGTGGGCGTTGTTCTTGCCGGTGCGCTGCAGGCAGGGAGTGCCATTTCCACCACGGCCGCCCTTGCAATGGCGATAGGTATTGCCATTCAGAACGTTCCCGAAGGTGCGATTATCTCGATGCCGATGCGAGAGGCCGGAAACTCCAAGCTGAAATCGTTCATCATCGGTTCGTTGAGCGGCATTGTAGAACCTCTCGGCGGCATCCTCGTGATTCTTCTTGCAAGCACTATCGTGCCTGCCCTGCCCTACCTGCTCAGCTTCGCAGCCGGCGCAATGCTCTATGTCGTGGTGGAAGAACTCATACCTGAAGCCTCGGAGGGCGAGCATTCCAATCTCTCCACCATCGGTTTTGCCATCGGTTTTGCCCTTATGATGACGCTCGATGTGGCATTGGGATAGTATGCACGGCAGAAACGACAACCAACCTAAGCCGAAAACACATTCCATTTCTGTGAATTTTATTGACAAAAGTCTCTCCATAATTCGTTTATTTTGAGCAAAATATTTTTCATTTCAAAATAAACGAATTATGGATGTGCAATCATAACAAGCTAATAATCAAAATAATGTGCTTTCTGTGAGTGTTTTGTGCATACAAATATCATCAAAACAATCGCAAAAAGGACAATAAACAAGACGAAACAACCAATATTTCAGCTCCATTTTCCGTATTTTCATTCCTTGTTTCTGCGACAAACGAAATGCGTTCTTCGCAAGACTGCAACGCCGCCTTCGGATATTTGCTTTCCAATTCTCCGAAAAATGAAATCCAATGCTCCGAATACGGCTCGTAAATCTCCAGATTGCTGAAAAATTTTGTGCGTTTTTTGGTAAATGAATTTTACAAAGGGGCAAGGCCGCAAGAGGACGAGGAGACAAGGAAATTAGTGCTGACAAAGTGTATTTGCAGTCTTCCCTACTATTCCAAATACTTCAAATATTCGTCATAAGGGATGAAAGTACCGCCCATCGACTTGAGATGCGGGGTCTCGAACTGGCAATCTATCAGTCCTCCGTCGTGCTGTTTCAGGAAGTCTGCCAAATAGATGAGAGCTAACTTTGAAGCCGACGGAACGAGCGAAAACATACTTTCGCCAAAGAAGTTGCGACCAATCGTTACGCCGTACAGTCCTCCTACCAGCCTGTCTTCCTTATCCCACACCTCAACGCTCGCAGCAAAGCCGCGCTTGTGGAGTTCCTTGTAGGCCGAAATCATTTCCCCGCCCAGCCACGCTCCCTCGTAGTTATAGCGAAGTCGCGAACAATTCGTTATCACGGCATCGAAATCCTCATTCATTCCCACGCTATACTGCCCCTTGTTCATCAGCGTCCGCATACTGTGCGACACGTGAATCTTGTCAGGAAATATCACGAACCGGTTCATCGGGCACCACCAAAGTATCTGTTCGCGACGACGGAAGTCGAACCACGGAAAGATGCCGTTGCTGTAAGCGAGCAACAGTCGGTCTGCACTCAAGTCGCCACCGACGGCAAACAAACCGTCTTCTTCGCCCAGACGAGGGTCTGGAAAGCCGATTATTTCGGGGTCTAACTGAAAAATCATAGCGAATCTGTCTTGTGAATTATTGCACGTTCAAAACCAAACTGCCCTTCAGAGCATCGGTTCTGCTTTCCTTTGAACTCTCTTCAGGCTCACAATCCACCATCACTTTTCCACCTTTCTTCAGTTTGCCGAATAAGATTTCCTTCATCAGCAACGGCTTCAGACGACTGTTGATAACACGGTCCATTTCGCGCGCACCATATTCGGGAGTAAAACCAAGCGAAAGCAGATAATTTGTCGCATCTTTTGACAGTTCCATCACAACCTTCTTAGCCTCCAGTTTCTCCTCCAACTGACCGAGTTTCTTCTTCAGAATGAGTCGGGCCATCGGTTCATCCATATCACGGAACACAACCGTGCCCGACAAGCGATTGATAAACTCCGGCTTAAATGTTTTCTTCACTTGTGCAAGCATTGCTTCGCCACGTCCTACACCACCTCCAAAACCTACGCTTGCACGACCGGCATACTGCGCTCCGGCGTTGGAAGTCATTATGAGGACAACGTTTCGGAAGTCAGCCTTCTGACCTTTGTTGTCCGTCAGTCGGGCATAATCCATTACTTGAAGCAATATGTTGTAAATATCTGTATGAGCCTTCTCTATCTCGTCTAATAAAAGTACACAGTTAGGAGTCTTTCTTATAGCATCAGTGAGCAATCCCCCGTCTTCATAGCCCACATATCCGGCAGGCGAACCAATGAGTTTTGCCACCGTATGCTTCTCCGTATATTCGCTCATATCGAAGCGCACGAGTTCTATACCCAGTTCCTGTGAAAGCACTCTTGCCACCTCCGTCTTTCCAACACCGGTAGGCCCTACGAAAAGGAGGCTCGCCAACGGCTTGTTGTCGTCCAAAAGACCTGCTTTCGCCATCTGGACAGACTCCACAACCTGCCTAATGGCTTCGTCCTGACCATATATCTTCGTGCCAATACGATTGTAAAGAGTTTTCAACGCATCGTTGTTCTCCTCCTTCATAGCCACGGCGTCTATCTTGCATACCTTTTGCAGTATCTGCTCGATAAGCCCTTTCGTTACATATTGCGTTTTTTTGTCCGTAGGATGAAGCTGCAAATAAGCCCCGGCTTCGTCTATCAGGTCGATAGCTTTGTCGGGAAGAAAACGGTCTGACATATATTTGTCGCTCGCCTTTACGGCAAACTCAATGGATTCGGGGCGATAAACCACACGATGGAACTTTTCGTAGTTTTTCTGCAAGCCCTGAATGATTTTGATGGTTGCATCAACAGACGGTTCCTGTATGTCAATCTGCTGGAAACGACGCACAATTCCCTTTGCACGAGCCATCTGCTTGTTGTATTCGTCGTAGGTAGTGGAACCGATAAAGCGTATTTCGCCCGATTCCAGATAGGGTTTCAGAATGTTTGAAGCGTCAGGTCCGCCATCGTTCGTCGCACCTGCACCCATAATATTGTGGATTTCATCGAGATAAATAATTACGTTGCCCTCCCTGATGGCTCCGTTCATTACCTCTTTCAGACGCTTCTCGAAGTCGCCACGGTATTGAGTGCCGGCAAGCATCTGCCCCATTTCCATCTGATAGATGCGGCAATCTTTCAGTTTCTCGGGCACTTGCCCACGCCTGATTCTCTCTGCCAGTCCATACACCAAGGAAGTCTTGCCCACTCCCGGCTCACCCACGTGCAACGGATTGTTCTTTTCCTTTCTGCAAAGCACCTGCACCGTTCTGTCCAACTCTGCTTCGCGCCCGATGAGAGGGTTGTGTTGGTCGAGATTGTCGGTAACGCACATTACCAACTGCTTCCACTCCTCGCCCAGTTGCTCTTCGTCCGTCGGAAAACTGCCCTGCGCAAAGCCGAAGGCATTGTCGGGATTCGATTCAAAATCATCGGTTTCATCGGAATCTTCTCCACTTTCGCCCGACATCAATTCGTAATTTGAAATCAGATTGGCCATAAACTCCGCCTCATCCCCGATAGCATTTTCCAGAAATATGGCTGCCGAAGATTCCTCCAAAAGCAGAATGGCTTTCAGTAATTGCGGAATTGTAAGTTCGGCACTTTGCGCACTCGCCTTCATTTGCAGGGCAAGATTTACCATCTCGGAATACTGATAGGAGAAAGAAACGTTGCCGTCGTGCTCAAAAGGGTCTTTTTCCAAAGAATGCAGATAGAGTGAGAGCCGTTCTTTCAGGAGGTTAAAGGCATTGCTGTTGCTTTTGAAAGTTTGCTGAAACGGTGGCTGAAAGAGGACTCCGTAGAGAAAATGCTCCGGCTGCACGAACTCGTGCGAGAGGCTGTCGCTCAATTCCACGGCTCTATTTACGGCAAAATTTACCCATACGGACAGTTTTTCTTCGTATTTTCTGCTCATTTATTCTTCTTCGTAAGTTAATCGTAATGGGAAATTATATGTTCGAGCCAATTGAGTGGCTTTCTGCACTTTCGAGACGGCAGCATCAAGCGTGTAAACGCCTGCAACTGC
Coding sequences within it:
- a CDS encoding alpha-amylase family glycosyl hydrolase is translated as MKKIPLLLAALAFQFQGAYAQQSVQTNNDDVILHSWCWSFNTIRENMKDIAEAGYTVIQTSPAQHCVTEVSRDKGGGNQLFGKGKWYYHYQPTDWKIGNYNVGTRDDLVALCREADKYGIRIIVDVLPNHTALNDCQVEDALDAAVGGHDNLYHKAGFDEIKDYNDRLQCTTGQMGGLPDVNTENPDFQHYYMTYVNDLISCGVRGFRYDTAKHIGLPSDPKDPKATQNDFWEVATGKKAVKGLTLSMPREDLFIYGEVLQDRNVKEAEYADAIGAVTASSMGWCIRYALEGNEWKKDEIATYCHPAKPSQLITWVESHDTYCNAHESAHLTDAQIRMGWVFITARQYGVPLFYSRPDGSSPENVWGNNIIGKKGNDAFKHPEVAAVNKFRKAMHGQPEMLVYSDNGKVVEVARGKKGVALLNISSEPQTISLATSLPNGKYKDEVSGKMFSVKKGILKGTLSPLTSYILVKK
- a CDS encoding MBL fold metallo-hydrolase — protein: MLKFLSIGSGSSGNCYLLYSDTDALIIDCGVGIRTMKKHFHDYGLQLSMIHNILVTHDHADHVKSVGSFSADHKLPVYATKEVHAGIDRNWCIRKKVNPESVRLIEKNREYRIGEFTVTPFAVPHDSTDCVGYYIEHEGIRFTLVTDCGHVTEEIRKYVGLANYLVIEANHEPEKLAAGPYPAYLKERISGPIGHLSNGECATLLAENATPELRYVWLCHLSDENNHPELARKTIESILRANGIVPGKDFGLEVLKRKTPGEVYEMK
- a CDS encoding ZIP family metal transporter; the encoded protein is MYGTVLGLMIPLLGTVLGSGFVFFMRDEMPPRLQKALLGFASGVMVAASIWSLIIPSMEMVEDDMGKMRIIPAVGGFLLGIAFLLVIDFITPHLHLGSNTPEGPKSKLSRTAMLTFAVTIHNLPEGMAVGVVLAGALQAGSAISTTAALAMAIGIAIQNVPEGAIISMPMREAGNSKLKSFIIGSLSGIVEPLGGILVILLASTIVPALPYLLSFAAGAMLYVVVEELIPEASEGEHSNLSTIGFAIGFALMMTLDVALG
- the aat gene encoding leucyl/phenylalanyl-tRNA--protein transferase — translated: MIFQLDPEIIGFPDPRLGEEDGLFAVGGDLSADRLLLAYSNGIFPWFDFRRREQILWWCPMNRFVIFPDKIHVSHSMRTLMNKGQYSVGMNEDFDAVITNCSRLRYNYEGAWLGGEMISAYKELHKRGFAASVEVWDKEDRLVGGLYGVTIGRNFFGESMFSLVPSASKLALIYLADFLKQHDGGLIDCQFETPHLKSMGGTFIPYDEYLKYLE
- a CDS encoding AAA family ATPase — its product is MSRKYEEKLSVWVNFAVNRAVELSDSLSHEFVQPEHFLYGVLFQPPFQQTFKSNSNAFNLLKERLSLYLHSLEKDPFEHDGNVSFSYQYSEMVNLALQMKASAQSAELTIPQLLKAILLLEESSAAIFLENAIGDEAEFMANLISNYELMSGESGEDSDETDDFESNPDNAFGFAQGSFPTDEEQLGEEWKQLVMCVTDNLDQHNPLIGREAELDRTVQVLCRKEKNNPLHVGEPGVGKTSLVYGLAERIRRGQVPEKLKDCRIYQMEMGQMLAGTQYRGDFEKRLKEVMNGAIREGNVIIYLDEIHNIMGAGATNDGGPDASNILKPYLESGEIRFIGSTTYDEYNKQMARAKGIVRRFQQIDIQEPSVDATIKIIQGLQKNYEKFHRVVYRPESIEFAVKASDKYMSDRFLPDKAIDLIDEAGAYLQLHPTDKKTQYVTKGLIEQILQKVCKIDAVAMKEENNDALKTLYNRIGTKIYGQDEAIRQVVESVQMAKAGLLDDNKPLASLLFVGPTGVGKTEVARVLSQELGIELVRFDMSEYTEKHTVAKLIGSPAGYVGYEDGGLLTDAIRKTPNCVLLLDEIEKAHTDIYNILLQVMDYARLTDNKGQKADFRNVVLIMTSNAGAQYAGRASVGFGGGVGRGEAMLAQVKKTFKPEFINRLSGTVVFRDMDEPMARLILKKKLGQLEEKLEAKKVVMELSKDATNYLLSLGFTPEYGAREMDRVINSRLKPLLMKEILFGKLKKGGKVMVDCEPEESSKESRTDALKGSLVLNVQ